Proteins found in one Pseudobdellovibrionaceae bacterium genomic segment:
- the clpS gene encoding ATP-dependent Clp protease adapter ClpS, with product MQHNSRVEDLRLDNSHIPQKYEGGGGERDGDDDHTSGDIRSVVDTAPRVETPRLYKVLLLNDDYTPMDFVVEVLKRFFAKNEEAAMKIMLDVHQKGSGIAGVYSLETAEMKVMQVNQFARQNQHPLKCTLEPE from the coding sequence ATGCAGCACAATTCTCGAGTCGAAGATCTTAGACTGGATAACTCGCACATCCCTCAGAAATACGAGGGAGGGGGCGGCGAACGCGACGGCGACGACGATCACACTTCGGGCGATATTCGCAGTGTCGTCGACACCGCTCCGCGCGTCGAGACGCCCCGACTGTACAAAGTGCTGCTTTTGAACGATGACTATACCCCGATGGACTTCGTCGTCGAAGTTCTGAAACGTTTCTTCGCGAAGAACGAAGAAGCCGCGATGAAGATCATGCTGGATGTACACCAAAAGGGTTCCGGCATCGCGGGCGTCTACTCGCTCGAGACCGCCGAAATGAAAGTCATGCAGGTGAATCAGTTCGCCCGCCAGAATCAGCATCCCTTGAAGTGCACTCTCGAACCCGAATGA
- a CDS encoding prepilin-type N-terminal cleavage/methylation domain-containing protein yields the protein MKRQMGTKGQAGFSLVELMVVVAIIGVLAMMAVPRVNSFIAKSRQSEAKVNLSSFYTFNKNFYVEFQGYTNSFEAMGFSPEGQLRYNIGIGGTAAANTQYTTLKGTPGGTVSSLARCPVLTAQADSTVECFTLQGATGEDPPEVAGELEEPSFATFTAEARAVLISNAADTENDRWTINQSKNLLNPNDGTVEGD from the coding sequence ATGAAGAGACAAATGGGCACAAAAGGACAAGCGGGTTTCTCGCTCGTCGAGCTGATGGTGGTCGTGGCGATCATCGGGGTTCTTGCGATGATGGCCGTTCCGCGGGTGAACTCGTTCATCGCGAAGTCGCGTCAATCGGAAGCGAAAGTGAATCTAAGCTCCTTCTACACGTTCAATAAAAACTTCTACGTCGAGTTCCAAGGTTATACGAACTCGTTCGAAGCGATGGGCTTCTCTCCGGAAGGTCAGCTTCGTTATAATATTGGTATCGGTGGTACCGCGGCCGCGAATACTCAGTACACCACGCTGAAGGGGACTCCCGGAGGCACGGTGAGCTCGCTGGCACGCTGCCCGGTTCTCACGGCTCAGGCCGACAGTACGGTCGAGTGCTTCACGCTCCAAGGAGCGACGGGCGAAGATCCGCCGGAAGTCGCGGGTGAGCTGGAAGAGCCGTCTTTCGCGACCTTCACTGCGGAAGCTCGTGCGGTCCTGATCTCGAATGCGGCGGATACCGAAAACGACCGTTGGACGATCAACCAATCGAAAAACCTGCTGAACCCCAACGACGGAACAGTGGAAGGCGACTAA